The proteins below come from a single Eubacterium limosum genomic window:
- a CDS encoding helix-turn-helix domain-containing protein yields MPKTTNQLTDFGKWVKKVLIDKEMTVSELAKAIGYSQTMVSKVIHGERPGHRCRAEITKYLSSLDIDKVS; encoded by the coding sequence ATGCCGAAAACAACCAATCAATTAACTGATTTTGGAAAATGGGTTAAAAAGGTTTTAATTGACAAAGAAATGACTGTTTCAGAGCTTGCAAAAGCCATAGGGTATTCTCAAACAATGGTTTCTAAGGTGATTCATGGAGAACGTCCTGGGCATCGTTGTCGTGCGGAAATTACGAAATATTTATCTTCTTTAGATATTGACAAAGTATCGTGA
- the terL gene encoding phage terminase large subunit, translating into MRTVKDDALDTQIELARKEFFWYCNLRAPKFYKRDRAFLVEFCEDLQDFYESNDEVMVVNMPPRHGKSRTAGLFVEWVLGQSQEEKIMTGSYNETLSTSFSKNVRNAIQEQKADSSRIVYSDVFPGVKIKAGDAAMNLWSLEGGYNNYLATSPTGTATGFGASLLIIDDLIKSASEAYNETVLEKYWDWFTNTMLSRLEEGGKIIIIMTRWASGDLAGRALEYYAEQSIKVRHVSMKAKQDDGTMLCEEILSHRSYKNKVRAMGEDIASANYQQIPIDIKGRLYTAEFKTYDTIPVNDHGKPLFQGIMAYCDTADEGADYLCCIIYGVYNLEAYVLDIVYTQEPMEVTEKKVAKAFYEQAVNKAKIESNNGGRGFARAVERILKERYRSNRTRIKWFHQSQNKKARILTHASWVMDHVYYPRNWRDRFPDYYKAMNSYQRDGKNAHDDAPDATTGIAENMERGGIRTFRKRGV; encoded by the coding sequence GTGCGAACCGTGAAGGATGATGCCCTGGATACACAGATTGAGCTGGCTCGGAAGGAATTTTTCTGGTACTGCAATCTGCGGGCACCGAAGTTCTATAAACGGGACCGGGCCTTTCTGGTAGAATTCTGCGAAGATCTCCAGGACTTCTATGAATCCAATGATGAGGTCATGGTGGTCAACATGCCGCCGCGGCACGGGAAGTCCCGGACCGCGGGCCTGTTTGTGGAGTGGGTCCTTGGGCAAAGCCAGGAAGAAAAAATCATGACCGGCTCTTATAATGAAACATTATCCACGAGCTTTTCTAAAAATGTCCGAAATGCCATCCAGGAGCAGAAGGCGGACAGCAGCCGGATCGTGTACTCCGATGTTTTCCCGGGCGTAAAAATCAAAGCAGGCGATGCAGCCATGAATCTCTGGAGCCTGGAAGGCGGCTACAACAATTACTTGGCGACCAGCCCGACCGGGACGGCCACGGGCTTTGGTGCGTCACTTTTAATCATAGATGACTTAATCAAGTCGGCTTCTGAAGCGTATAACGAAACCGTTCTGGAAAAGTACTGGGACTGGTTCACGAATACCATGCTGTCCCGGCTGGAAGAGGGAGGCAAGATTATTATCATCATGACGCGCTGGGCAAGCGGTGACCTGGCAGGCCGGGCCTTAGAATACTATGCAGAACAAAGCATCAAAGTCCGCCATGTCTCCATGAAGGCCAAGCAGGATGATGGCACCATGCTCTGTGAGGAAATTCTGAGCCACCGCAGCTATAAGAACAAGGTTCGGGCCATGGGTGAAGACATTGCCAGCGCCAACTACCAGCAGATTCCGATTGACATCAAGGGACGGCTCTATACCGCTGAGTTCAAGACTTATGACACCATCCCGGTCAATGACCACGGGAAACCGCTGTTCCAGGGCATTATGGCCTATTGCGATACCGCGGATGAAGGCGCGGATTATCTGTGCTGTATTATCTATGGCGTGTATAACCTGGAGGCCTACGTCCTGGACATTGTCTACACTCAGGAGCCCATGGAGGTGACGGAAAAGAAGGTTGCCAAGGCGTTCTACGAGCAGGCCGTGAACAAGGCAAAGATCGAATCCAACAACGGGGGCCGTGGCTTTGCCCGGGCTGTGGAGCGCATCCTGAAGGAACGCTACCGCAGCAACCGAACCCGGATTAAATGGTTCCATCAGAGCCAGAATAAAAAAGCGCGCATCCTGACGCATGCCAGCTGGGTCATGGACCATGTGTATTACCCGCGAAACTGGCGCGACCGTTTCCCGGACTACTACAAAGCCATGAACAGCTACCAGCGTGACGGCAAAAACGCCCATGACGATGCGCCCGATGCGACCACGGGCATTGCCGAGAACATGGAACGTGGCGGCATCCGGACATTTAGAAAGCGGGGTGTTTAA
- a CDS encoding Mu transposase C-terminal domain-containing protein: protein MECLTVKQVADIKGCSQQYIRKIIGQGKITAIEAEEPINHRVQYLIPIETLPEDIRQKYYTSIATDGPPVPIPKEKAEKKEKPKANKPFEAYNQKEREEIMQWCEILELWQQKRNCFESKVEGDRNVVGYLKCEYPDKQISVDILYRKYAAYKAGDFGGLLDGRGGWNRGKSAVPEVLFLQFLYFYLDDRQPAVSVCYRATVDAAKELYPEMVAQFPSEQSFRRKLKKEVPEAVVRYMRLGEKECFDKAAPYIERWYDDTEANDVWIADNHTWDVMVMRDDGSEVVHRMYLTAFLDAKSGVLTGWNVTDNPCSDSTIFALRHGILRHGIPRVCYFDNGTEFLTYDIAGRGHRTRKSQRDVPKPETILAKLGIEMKNAIVRNAKAKPIERTFSTLKEHISKLLTGYCGGKPSERPESLKRQLKNGNIPVDSEFREIIDTLIEGQYNQEPYGGTEKAYQGMSRLEVWNESIQHTVQRIASEEDLNLMLMRNTRYQTVGRNGVKVEIAGEKLWYSNAETWQHVGDKVYVRYDPTDLKTVRVYDLEDRFLYTCELERELLLNFIEDDVDALADANEKVRARKKAIRNYAKGITDRLPAEYKIDMLDLSIRKAKLAREGVNIAQSSVIEPIRIDPAKETDHLQELPMASGADNVVSIDIERMNARAEMRKRNKRR from the coding sequence GTGGAATGTTTAACGGTCAAACAAGTTGCAGATATTAAAGGCTGTTCACAACAATACATTAGAAAAATAATCGGGCAAGGAAAAATAACTGCTATTGAAGCTGAAGAGCCAATTAACCATCGTGTTCAATATCTGATTCCCATTGAAACATTGCCTGAGGATATTCGTCAGAAATACTATACCAGTATTGCCACAGATGGCCCGCCGGTTCCGATTCCGAAAGAAAAGGCGGAAAAGAAGGAGAAGCCCAAAGCCAATAAGCCTTTTGAAGCCTATAACCAGAAAGAGCGTGAGGAAATTATGCAGTGGTGTGAGATTTTGGAATTATGGCAGCAAAAGCGTAACTGCTTTGAATCAAAGGTAGAGGGAGATCGAAACGTGGTCGGGTACCTGAAATGTGAGTACCCGGACAAGCAGATTTCTGTGGATATTCTCTACCGGAAATATGCGGCGTACAAAGCCGGTGATTTCGGCGGTCTTCTGGATGGCCGGGGCGGCTGGAACCGCGGTAAGAGCGCAGTACCAGAAGTCTTATTTCTCCAGTTTCTCTACTTTTATCTTGATGATCGGCAGCCAGCAGTGAGCGTTTGCTATCGGGCCACCGTTGATGCAGCTAAAGAACTGTATCCGGAGATGGTGGCTCAGTTTCCAAGTGAACAGAGCTTTCGGCGCAAGCTGAAAAAGGAAGTACCAGAAGCCGTAGTACGATATATGCGCTTGGGCGAAAAAGAATGCTTCGATAAAGCGGCACCATATATTGAACGTTGGTATGATGATACTGAAGCCAATGACGTCTGGATCGCGGATAACCATACCTGGGATGTGATGGTGATGCGGGATGATGGCAGCGAGGTCGTGCATCGCATGTACCTGACGGCTTTTCTGGATGCCAAGAGCGGCGTCCTGACCGGCTGGAACGTAACCGACAATCCCTGCTCGGACAGCACGATCTTTGCCCTGCGTCATGGAATACTGCGGCACGGCATTCCCAGGGTCTGCTACTTTGACAATGGGACCGAGTTCCTGACCTACGACATCGCAGGCCGGGGACACCGGACCCGGAAAAGCCAGCGGGATGTACCCAAGCCGGAAACCATTCTGGCAAAGCTGGGCATTGAGATGAAAAACGCCATTGTCCGAAACGCCAAGGCCAAGCCCATTGAGCGGACCTTCTCCACCTTAAAGGAGCATATTTCCAAGCTTCTGACCGGGTACTGCGGCGGGAAGCCATCGGAACGGCCTGAAAGCCTGAAGCGCCAACTGAAAAACGGCAATATCCCGGTTGACAGTGAATTCCGAGAGATTATTGACACGTTGATTGAAGGCCAGTACAATCAGGAACCTTACGGAGGAACTGAAAAAGCGTATCAAGGCATGAGCCGCCTGGAAGTCTGGAACGAAAGCATCCAACATACCGTCCAGCGCATTGCCAGCGAAGAGGATCTGAACCTGATGCTCATGCGAAACACAAGGTACCAGACTGTAGGGCGTAACGGGGTCAAGGTTGAGATCGCCGGAGAAAAACTTTGGTATAGCAACGCAGAAACCTGGCAGCATGTCGGCGATAAAGTCTACGTGCGCTATGATCCAACGGATTTAAAAACCGTCCGAGTTTACGATCTGGAAGACCGTTTCCTTTATACCTGCGAACTGGAACGCGAGCTGCTGCTGAACTTCATTGAAGATGATGTGGATGCGCTGGCCGATGCCAATGAAAAAGTCCGCGCCAGAAAGAAAGCCATCCGGAACTATGCCAAAGGCATCACGGATCGGCTGCCCGCAGAATATAAAATAGACATGCTTGATCTGAGCATCCGTAAGGCCAAGCTTGCCCGCGAGGGTGTGAACATTGCACAGTCCAGCGTGATTGAACCCATCCGGATTGATCCGGCCAAGGAAACCGACCATCTGCAGGAGCTGCCCATGGCCTCCGGTGCGGACAACGTGGTATCCATTGATATCGAGCGCATGAACGCCCGGGCAGAAATGCGAAAAAGAAATAAAAGAAGATAA
- a CDS encoding phage protein Gp27 family protein, translating to MAKKNRKHSKIDKLPADIKETVEQMMQADFTYAEIADYIRDCGFEISVTSVWRHATNLNATVETLRMAQENFRVIMDEIARYPQLDTSEGIIRLLSHHVLEAINNMDEEQWQNIDPIKLINQSNALIRAASYKNNMDLKNKDIMEAGMEQVKTLVFEAMARENPKLYAEVTKFLSEKQEDLK from the coding sequence ATGGCAAAGAAAAATCGAAAACACAGCAAAATTGATAAACTCCCCGCCGACATCAAGGAAACCGTCGAACAGATGATGCAGGCGGATTTTACATATGCAGAAATCGCGGACTACATCCGGGACTGTGGTTTCGAGATTTCCGTGACCAGCGTCTGGCGGCATGCCACCAACCTGAACGCCACCGTGGAGACCCTGCGCATGGCCCAGGAGAATTTTCGTGTCATTATGGATGAAATCGCGCGCTATCCGCAGCTGGATACCAGCGAGGGGATCATCCGGCTGTTGTCTCACCATGTGCTGGAAGCCATTAATAACATGGATGAAGAGCAATGGCAGAACATTGATCCGATCAAGCTGATTAATCAGAGTAACGCGCTGATCCGTGCCGCCAGCTACAAGAATAACATGGATCTGAAAAACAAGGATATTATGGAAGCTGGGATGGAACAGGTCAAAACCCTGGTTTTTGAAGCCATGGCAAGGGAGAACCCCAAGCTGTACGCTGAGGTTACCAAGTTCCTATCCGAAAAGCAGGAGGACCTGAAATGA
- a CDS encoding Mor transcription activator family protein: MDLMDKLVLEDLTEEQRQMAELIGLENYKKLVHVFGGSSVYIFKESTLIKTLRDKEIKDKFNGRNITELAKMYDLSTKQVRNILNGVDAVDSGQLYITDFLNG; this comes from the coding sequence ATGGATCTGATGGACAAGCTGGTCCTGGAAGACCTGACGGAGGAGCAGCGTCAAATGGCTGAGCTGATCGGGCTGGAGAATTATAAAAAGCTTGTCCATGTGTTTGGCGGCAGCAGCGTGTATATTTTCAAGGAAAGTACGCTGATCAAGACCTTGCGGGACAAGGAAATTAAGGATAAGTTCAATGGCAGAAACATTACCGAGCTGGCTAAAATGTACGATCTTTCAACCAAGCAGGTGCGGAATATCTTAAATGGTGTGGATGCAGTCGATTCTGGTCAACTCTACATTACCGATTTTTTAAATGGATGA
- a CDS encoding helix-turn-helix domain-containing protein: MNEIINRILNLIDERNMTGKELGKLLNLKKSPLTDWKNNKSKPTLEQIMQLCDIFAVSPNFLLFGEDDSKTTDIGFSLSTEEKEIITQWRKLSYEDKVILKGDLYKLLRDKTSSYEYENFMVAE; the protein is encoded by the coding sequence TTGAATGAAATTATTAACAGAATTTTGAATTTAATAGATGAAAGGAACATGACTGGAAAGGAGCTGGGGAAACTATTAAACTTGAAAAAAAGTCCTTTAACTGATTGGAAAAATAATAAATCAAAACCTACATTAGAACAAATAATGCAACTATGCGATATTTTCGCAGTATCACCAAATTTTCTTCTTTTTGGAGAGGATGACAGCAAAACTACCGATATCGGTTTTTCTTTAAGTACTGAGGAAAAAGAAATTATTACTCAATGGAGAAAGCTATCCTATGAAGATAAAGTTATCTTAAAAGGAGACCTTTATAAACTGTTACGTGATAAAACTTCTAGTTATGAATATGAAAATTTCATGGTGGCCGAATAA
- a CDS encoding phage protein GemA/Gp16 family protein: MPELSKSMTKRIYALAAVTGVLESGNKNDLLHNLVRGISGKDSVKALTGEEALQVIRKLEQLPKKPRKKQKKVEPPDPGAQPGMMSVPMQEKAWALIYELIDLDKKDGVPSRGTAGERMAGAIRKILYMDVELSDPFRWVDDEQAWLLIEQLKRYVSSRKAQRRKRQKGA; the protein is encoded by the coding sequence ATGCCTGAACTTTCTAAAAGTATGACCAAACGGATCTACGCGCTGGCGGCAGTAACCGGGGTGCTGGAGTCTGGCAACAAGAACGATCTGCTGCACAACCTGGTCCGCGGCATTTCCGGCAAGGATTCCGTGAAAGCGCTGACCGGTGAGGAGGCCCTGCAGGTGATCCGGAAGTTGGAGCAGCTTCCGAAAAAGCCCAGAAAGAAGCAGAAAAAGGTTGAGCCGCCCGATCCTGGAGCTCAGCCGGGGATGATGTCCGTCCCAATGCAGGAAAAGGCCTGGGCGTTGATCTATGAGCTGATCGATCTGGATAAAAAGGATGGCGTGCCCAGCCGGGGCACTGCCGGTGAGCGCATGGCTGGTGCCATCCGAAAAATCCTGTATATGGACGTGGAGCTGTCCGATCCCTTTCGCTGGGTCGACGATGAACAGGCCTGGCTCTTGATCGAACAGCTGAAACGGTACGTGTCCTCTAGAAAAGCCCAGCGCCGGAAAAGGCAAAAGGGAGCCTGA
- a CDS encoding transcription termination/antitermination NusG family protein: MREIYVLHVMSGMELAVQERLKCEGLTETIIPMEERLERFRGDWITRKRLLMPGYVFVYLEMNTDQYYKAWNIPGVIRFLGVGKPSALSEDEKMQIFWLYGDRGLFKPSTIRSRPNGQIEVMDGPLVGHEKDIVKLDRHRKKVKVRMTFSGEPIELTVSAYFV; encoded by the coding sequence ATGAGAGAAATCTATGTGCTGCACGTGATGAGCGGTATGGAGCTGGCGGTGCAGGAGCGCCTGAAGTGTGAAGGCCTGACCGAGACCATCATCCCCATGGAGGAACGCCTGGAACGTTTCCGCGGGGATTGGATCACCCGAAAGCGGCTGCTCATGCCAGGCTATGTGTTTGTCTATCTTGAAATGAACACTGATCAATATTACAAAGCCTGGAACATTCCGGGCGTGATCCGGTTCCTGGGCGTGGGAAAGCCCAGCGCACTTTCTGAAGATGAAAAAATGCAAATATTCTGGCTTTACGGAGATCGTGGGTTGTTTAAACCATCAACCATACGCAGTAGGCCAAACGGTCAAATTGAAGTAATGGACGGCCCGCTGGTGGGACATGAAAAAGACATTGTGAAGCTTGACCGCCACCGGAAAAAGGTGAAGGTGCGGATGACCTTTTCCGGAGAACCGATTGAACTTACCGTATCCGCATATTTTGTATAG
- a CDS encoding AbrB/MazE/SpoVT family DNA-binding domain-containing protein, translating to MTMHKKVTSKGGLTIPREARAELGLFPGQALDLEIEQDRLVLKKHIKTCRFCGSPEDIRTAMGIDFCRSCGLELADCIYLESGD from the coding sequence ATGACGATGCACAAAAAAGTAACCAGTAAGGGCGGTCTGACCATTCCGAGAGAAGCAAGGGCGGAGCTTGGGCTTTTTCCAGGCCAGGCTCTTGACCTGGAGATTGAACAGGATCGCCTGGTGTTGAAAAAACACATCAAAACCTGTCGTTTCTGCGGCAGCCCCGAGGATATCCGGACAGCGATGGGCATTGATTTCTGCCGGTCCTGTGGCCTTGAACTGGCGGATTGTATTTATTTAGAATCGGGGGATTGA
- a CDS encoding AAA family ATPase codes for MKPLSEEQKKVLEQFDQLAKTEGSQNKACQKVGISSAIISGIRSGKYEGDADKQIQKLQDYFSVKDEAVESYVNSGYVETSISKKVYGYIRNAQIKGGLIALSGDAGIGKTQAIRKYVHDHPYDTIWITANPCLNSVKPVLKALCRELNVIARTNDDMYIGIQDKLRDGMVLVFDEAQHLHLKTIEVLRGFSDYFSDNGMTLGIIFIGNVETINKFGGKQEAVFHQISNRTKQKPVLKATDITREDIEQLFPEIAAEASSVDFLWGIAQSAQAIRGATNLYSNAFDNGDTSYEGLVAMAKHMEMRL; via the coding sequence ATGAAACCACTGAGTGAGGAACAAAAAAAGGTATTGGAACAATTTGACCAGCTTGCAAAAACCGAGGGAAGCCAGAACAAGGCCTGCCAGAAGGTTGGCATCAGTAGTGCCATTATATCCGGCATCCGCAGCGGGAAATATGAGGGCGATGCGGATAAGCAGATACAAAAGCTGCAGGACTATTTTTCCGTGAAGGATGAAGCCGTTGAAAGCTACGTCAACAGCGGCTACGTGGAAACCAGCATCTCAAAAAAGGTGTATGGCTATATCCGAAACGCACAGATCAAGGGCGGCCTGATCGCCCTATCCGGGGACGCCGGGATTGGAAAGACCCAGGCGATCCGGAAATATGTACACGATCATCCCTATGATACGATCTGGATCACCGCAAACCCCTGTTTAAACAGCGTTAAACCCGTTTTAAAAGCCCTTTGCCGGGAGTTGAACGTCATCGCCCGAACCAATGATGATATGTACATTGGCATCCAGGACAAGCTGCGGGACGGGATGGTGCTGGTATTCGATGAGGCCCAGCATCTGCACCTGAAGACCATTGAGGTGCTGCGGGGCTTTTCAGACTATTTCTCAGATAACGGCATGACCCTGGGGATCATCTTTATCGGGAATGTCGAAACCATTAATAAGTTTGGCGGCAAGCAGGAGGCCGTATTCCACCAGATCAGCAACCGCACCAAACAGAAACCCGTGCTCAAGGCCACGGACATCACTCGGGAAGACATTGAGCAGCTTTTTCCAGAGATTGCGGCGGAAGCATCCTCCGTGGATTTTCTCTGGGGCATTGCCCAGAGCGCCCAGGCGATCCGTGGGGCCACCAACCTGTACAGCAACGCCTTTGACAATGGGGATACCAGCTATGAAGGGCTGGTTGCCATGGCGAAACATATGGAAATGCGCTTATAA
- a CDS encoding phage portal protein, with protein MKEQEQTLTDGRILYLIDQFNRSARRAWMFVGRQYYQVDNDILNRRITKMVEGQKVEETGKANNKLAHGKYKTQVDEKVSYLLSKPYTLKCEDERYADKVKDTLGSKFGYNLSLLGYEASNCSIGWLLPYIDEQGHFQTMVVPSEQCIPEWTDSSHTELASMIRVYDTQVWEYNRKKTIHNVEYWTPTSYKRFVNQSNLLVPYTYDGEPENGPVAHFQRGQQWQGWGRVPFIPFKNNHVEIPDIKFVKSLLDQYDLSRSEAANYVEEVKNLIFILKGYGGEDIHEFMKILNEDRAIPIDDPQEGGVEALTPTMDITALREHYEQLKRDIVEDGQSINKDLDKFGNNPSGVALKFMYAGLDLKADALETQFRQGFEQLLYFVNRYLELTEGKNYDDQDVEILFNRNMKVNEAEIINNCVVSKTLISEKTILAHHPYVTDVEEELQELEKQEEKQANDEIPIQPLPIDEDAHEQADG; from the coding sequence ATGAAAGAGCAAGAACAAACGCTGACTGATGGCCGGATTTTATATCTGATTGACCAGTTCAACCGGAGTGCCCGGCGGGCCTGGATGTTTGTGGGGCGGCAATACTACCAGGTAGACAATGATATTCTCAACCGCCGGATCACAAAAATGGTAGAGGGCCAGAAGGTCGAGGAAACCGGAAAGGCCAACAACAAGCTGGCCCACGGCAAGTACAAAACCCAGGTAGACGAAAAGGTGTCCTACCTGCTGTCAAAGCCCTACACGCTTAAATGCGAAGATGAGCGATATGCAGATAAAGTCAAAGACACGCTGGGAAGCAAGTTTGGGTATAACCTAAGTCTTTTGGGCTATGAAGCATCCAACTGCAGCATTGGCTGGCTGCTGCCCTATATTGATGAACAGGGGCATTTTCAGACCATGGTGGTGCCATCGGAGCAGTGTATACCCGAATGGACAGACAGCAGCCACACGGAGCTGGCTTCTATGATCCGGGTCTATGATACCCAGGTCTGGGAATATAACCGAAAAAAAACCATCCACAACGTGGAGTATTGGACGCCAACCAGCTATAAACGCTTTGTGAACCAGAGCAATCTGCTGGTGCCCTATACCTATGATGGCGAGCCGGAGAACGGGCCAGTGGCCCACTTCCAGCGTGGACAGCAGTGGCAGGGATGGGGCCGGGTACCGTTCATCCCGTTCAAGAACAACCATGTTGAGATTCCAGACATTAAGTTTGTGAAAAGCTTGCTGGATCAGTATGACCTGTCCCGATCCGAGGCCGCCAACTACGTGGAGGAGGTTAAAAACCTGATCTTTATCCTGAAGGGTTATGGCGGCGAGGATATCCATGAGTTCATGAAAATTCTGAACGAGGATCGCGCCATCCCGATTGATGATCCGCAGGAAGGCGGCGTGGAGGCATTGACACCGACCATGGATATCACGGCACTGCGGGAGCACTACGAGCAGCTGAAGCGGGATATTGTGGAGGATGGGCAGTCCATCAACAAGGACCTGGATAAATTTGGGAACAATCCTTCTGGTGTGGCATTAAAGTTCATGTACGCCGGTCTGGACCTGAAGGCCGATGCCCTGGAAACACAGTTCCGCCAGGGCTTTGAGCAGCTCCTCTACTTTGTGAACCGCTATCTGGAGCTGACCGAGGGCAAAAATTACGATGATCAGGATGTTGAGATTCTCTTCAACCGCAACATGAAGGTCAATGAGGCCGAGATCATCAATAACTGCGTGGTCAGTAAGACCCTGATCTCTGAGAAAACCATTCTGGCCCATCACCCTTATGTGACGGATGTGGAGGAGGAGCTTCAGGAACTGGAAAAACAAGAAGAAAAGCAGGCGAATGATGAAATCCCAATCCAGCCGCTGCCCATAGACGAGGACGCTCATGAACAAGCGGACGGGTGA
- a CDS encoding P-II family nitrogen regulator, which produces MKQIEAIIRPEKLEPLKDAFFKYKIHGMNVRQVLGCGSQMGWVAHNRGSKVMMNMLPKVEVKIVVPDDKVDAVVRVILETVRTGEIGDGKIFVKPVEECIRIRTGQRDDDAL; this is translated from the coding sequence ATGAAACAGATTGAAGCCATTATCCGTCCAGAGAAGCTTGAGCCTTTGAAGGATGCGTTTTTTAAATATAAAATCCATGGAATGAATGTCCGTCAGGTCCTGGGCTGCGGCAGCCAGATGGGCTGGGTCGCCCATAACCGCGGGTCTAAGGTGATGATGAACATGCTCCCAAAGGTCGAGGTGAAAATTGTGGTGCCGGACGATAAGGTGGACGCGGTGGTCAGGGTCATTCTAGAAACCGTGAGAACCGGAGAGATCGGCGACGGAAAGATTTTTGTCAAACCAGTTGAGGAGTGTATCCGCATCCGTACCGGGCAGCGTGACGATGACGCACTGTAA